A portion of the Leptospira kanakyensis genome contains these proteins:
- a CDS encoding FAD-binding dehydrogenase, translating into MVVKRNDVIIIGAGIAGLVAAYECLNQGKSVLILERDTEEHLGGLAKLSFGGMALVGTPLQKRLGIKDTPTIALDDWFSFANFGSEDVFPKQWAEQYVHESLGQVYHWLGSLDLHFFPVVNWVERGEYKRGNSVPRYHVLWGTGHRLVERFEELLKKHRHSAKLTYLFEHKVTDLIKENGRIVGCIAEQEKTGKKDLTFYADHVMVATGGITGCLNKVREHWHKPWGEAPKEMLNGSHPFADGLVHDAVKKHGGNLTHLDKMWNYAAGIPNPKPQFDAHGLSLIPCKSALWLDHLGRRIGPEPMMTGFDTNELCRRISGLEKPYTWQLLNWRIAAKELAVSGSEHNPMIRDRKLFMFLKEILLGNHRLVRQLQKESDHFLVANNLRELADKMNHLNGDHSIDYEVLKQEVTQYDDVIKRGKGQWNEDQLRRIQHARSWRSDRVRTCAPKPILDPSAGPLIAIKLRLITRKSLGGIQTDLESRVLDKLGVPIEGLYAIGEAAGFGGGGASGFKSLEGTFLSGCILTARAAAKSVNNGVSFKG; encoded by the coding sequence GTGGTCGTAAAAAGAAACGATGTCATTATAATCGGAGCAGGAATCGCAGGTTTGGTAGCAGCATATGAATGCCTTAACCAAGGAAAATCTGTTTTAATTTTAGAAAGAGATACCGAGGAACATTTAGGTGGTCTCGCGAAACTATCATTTGGTGGTATGGCCCTTGTTGGCACCCCATTACAAAAACGTTTGGGAATCAAAGATACTCCCACAATTGCATTGGATGATTGGTTTTCTTTTGCAAACTTCGGTTCGGAGGATGTTTTTCCAAAACAATGGGCGGAACAATATGTCCATGAAAGTCTTGGACAAGTGTACCATTGGCTTGGAAGCCTTGATTTACATTTTTTTCCAGTGGTCAATTGGGTTGAAAGAGGAGAATATAAAAGAGGCAACTCAGTTCCTCGTTATCATGTTCTTTGGGGAACTGGCCACCGTTTGGTGGAACGTTTTGAAGAATTATTAAAGAAACATCGCCACAGTGCAAAACTAACTTATTTATTCGAACACAAAGTTACAGATTTAATCAAAGAAAACGGTAGGATTGTAGGTTGTATCGCCGAACAAGAAAAAACGGGAAAGAAAGATCTAACGTTTTATGCAGATCATGTGATGGTAGCAACTGGTGGGATTACAGGATGCCTAAATAAGGTTCGTGAACACTGGCACAAACCTTGGGGTGAAGCACCAAAAGAAATGTTGAATGGATCTCACCCTTTTGCCGATGGTTTAGTTCACGATGCCGTAAAGAAACATGGCGGAAACCTCACACATTTGGATAAAATGTGGAATTACGCTGCGGGCATTCCTAATCCAAAACCACAATTTGATGCTCACGGACTCAGCCTAATCCCTTGTAAGTCGGCCTTATGGCTCGACCATTTGGGTCGTCGGATTGGACCCGAGCCAATGATGACCGGTTTTGATACCAACGAACTCTGCCGCAGGATTTCTGGATTAGAAAAACCTTATACTTGGCAACTTCTGAATTGGAGGATTGCGGCCAAAGAACTTGCCGTTTCTGGTTCAGAACACAATCCGATGATCCGTGATCGCAAACTATTTATGTTCCTAAAAGAAATTTTGCTTGGTAACCACCGCCTTGTGCGACAGTTACAAAAAGAAAGTGATCATTTTCTCGTTGCAAACAACTTACGAGAATTAGCCGATAAAATGAATCATTTGAATGGGGATCATTCGATTGATTACGAAGTATTAAAACAAGAAGTCACTCAGTATGACGATGTGATTAAACGCGGCAAAGGGCAGTGGAATGAAGACCAATTGAGGCGAATCCAACATGCAAGGTCATGGCGATCCGATCGTGTTCGTACTTGTGCACCCAAACCCATTTTGGATCCAAGTGCAGGTCCCCTCATTGCGATCAAACTTAGACTGATCACACGAAAAAGTCTCGGAGGAATCCAAACAGACTTAGAAAGCAGAGTATTAGACAAGTTAGGTGTTCCAATAGAAGGTTTGTATGCCATAGGTGAGGCGGCGGGATTTGGCGGAGGTGGTGCTAGTGGATTTAAGTCTCTAGAAGGAACTTTTTTATCTGGTTGTATACTGACAGCAAGAGCAGCTGCAAAGTCGGTCAACAACGGTGTTTCATTTAAAGGATAA
- a CDS encoding thiamine pyrophosphate-binding protein, with protein sequence MKKTGAWLVRYALEQIGVRYTFGIPGVHNTEIYDELNNSDLIHPMLVTHEGCGAFMADAISRTSDSIGTVVIVPAAGVTHAASGIGEAFLDGIPMLVIAGGVRSDSQFKYQLHDMDQHTLVKPITKKTFKVKSQEEVVETLYEAYQTAVSGEPGPVFVEIPVNIQLYTGTVENLPSYLDYCKKQTISNITLSFSDDSLDEAVELLSKAKSPGLFLGWGAVDAADSSVAIAELLGAPVATTLQGLSSFPGNHPLHCGMSFGPAAVPAATKAFSECDCLLAVGTRFAEIATGSFGVTVPKNLIHIDINPDVFHTNYPAKVNIQGDAKIILPELVKRLQNKLQLTKESREDRIQVLTAEIQKNKQNYMEEWFQHNSNDRVNPAKFFSALRSTLPDDGFVVVDDGNHTFLTAELMPIHKPRHMISPTDFNCMGYAVPATIATKLANPDKAVVGIIGDGAFLMTCMELVTASRNQIGAVFAVFNDGELSQISQAQQVPYNRKTCTVLGTTRFEGIALATGAEYLKIQTNDDIKQKLDEAWSLTKEGRPVILDVHIDYSKKTRFTQGIVGTNLKRLPFAAKVRMIGRALVRRVTG encoded by the coding sequence ATGAAAAAAACAGGTGCTTGGTTAGTAAGATATGCTTTGGAACAAATTGGAGTTCGTTATACCTTTGGAATTCCTGGAGTACACAATACAGAAATTTATGATGAATTAAACAATTCCGATTTGATACATCCAATGCTCGTAACCCATGAAGGTTGTGGTGCGTTTATGGCCGATGCCATTAGCCGCACAAGTGATTCTATTGGAACAGTAGTGATTGTACCTGCCGCGGGAGTGACTCATGCTGCTAGCGGAATTGGGGAAGCGTTTTTGGATGGGATTCCAATGTTAGTGATTGCCGGTGGAGTAAGAAGTGATTCACAATTCAAATACCAATTACATGATATGGATCAACATACATTAGTAAAACCCATTACTAAAAAAACATTCAAAGTAAAATCACAAGAGGAAGTCGTAGAAACTCTTTACGAAGCGTACCAAACAGCTGTGAGTGGAGAACCTGGGCCAGTATTTGTAGAAATTCCTGTGAACATCCAACTTTATACGGGAACAGTTGAAAACCTTCCCAGTTATCTTGACTATTGTAAAAAACAAACAATCTCAAATATAACTTTATCATTCTCTGATGATAGTCTTGATGAAGCTGTCGAGTTATTATCAAAAGCAAAGTCACCAGGTTTGTTTTTAGGATGGGGTGCCGTTGATGCAGCAGATTCAAGCGTTGCCATTGCGGAACTACTTGGTGCACCAGTGGCCACAACTTTACAAGGACTCAGTTCATTTCCAGGTAACCATCCTTTGCATTGCGGAATGAGTTTTGGGCCGGCAGCAGTTCCCGCAGCAACCAAAGCATTTTCTGAATGTGATTGTTTACTCGCAGTAGGAACTCGTTTTGCAGAAATTGCCACTGGTAGTTTTGGAGTGACTGTGCCAAAAAATCTAATTCATATCGACATCAATCCGGATGTCTTTCACACAAATTACCCGGCAAAAGTAAACATTCAAGGCGACGCCAAAATCATTTTGCCTGAACTGGTAAAAAGACTACAAAATAAGTTACAACTAACAAAAGAAAGTCGGGAAGATCGAATCCAGGTGCTCACAGCAGAAATTCAGAAAAACAAACAAAACTATATGGAGGAATGGTTCCAACATAATAGTAACGATAGAGTGAATCCGGCAAAATTCTTTAGTGCTTTACGTTCCACTTTACCTGATGATGGTTTTGTTGTGGTAGATGATGGCAATCATACATTTCTCACTGCGGAGCTAATGCCGATCCACAAACCAAGACATATGATCTCCCCCACTGATTTTAATTGTATGGGTTATGCAGTTCCTGCTACCATTGCCACTAAACTTGCAAATCCCGATAAAGCCGTTGTTGGGATCATTGGTGACGGGGCATTTCTGATGACTTGTATGGAGTTGGTTACCGCTAGTAGAAACCAGATTGGTGCAGTTTTTGCTGTTTTTAATGATGGTGAACTATCTCAAATTTCACAGGCCCAACAAGTTCCCTACAATCGTAAAACTTGTACTGTACTCGGAACCACAAGGTTTGAAGGAATTGCTCTGGCTACCGGAGCAGAATATCTTAAAATTCAAACCAACGATGATATTAAACAAAAGTTAGATGAAGCTTGGAGTCTAACAAAAGAAGGCCGTCCTGTTATTTTGGATGTCCATATCGACTACAGTAAAAAAACCCGTTTCACCCAAGGGATTGTTGGAACCAATTTGAAACGTTTGCCATTCGCAGCCAAAGTCAGAATGATTGGTCGTGCTTTAGTACGAAGAGTCACTGGATAG